In Cryptomeria japonica chromosome 10, Sugi_1.0, whole genome shotgun sequence, a genomic segment contains:
- the LOC131051681 gene encoding uncharacterized protein LOC131051681 has translation MLIWEKSYLDLVLVPSGLLFLGTYHLYLLYRILKYPHSTAIGFENDKKKIWVHKMMEDIPRNTEIALQVISSNISAATYLAGLSITLSSLIGTIVGSSTTSSQSKILANQIIYGDRSTSVGSVKYASLLLCFLTAFMSQVQCIRYYIHVSFLISTPGSSVPAHYVEDAVIRGSNFWSLGIRAYYFAFPLLLWVFGPIPMFSCSLGMVCFLYFLDSKDNPIPPFGLKEKKTGVDRNQRGQLIESRSERPTLGSFMMTQMESPQLQLE, from the exons ATGTTAATATGGGAAAAATCATATCTAGATCTGGTGCTGGTTCCATCAGGCCTTCTCTTCCTCGGAACATATCATCTCTACCTCTTGTATAGAATTCTCAAGTATCCCCATTCAACTGCCATAGGATTCGAAAATGACAAGAAAAAGATTTGGGTACACAAGATGATGGAG GACATTCCTAGAAACACAGAAATAGCACTTCAAGTGATATCAAGCAACATATCAGCTGCCACATATCTGGCAGGTCTCTCCATAACTCTGAGTTCACTGATTGGCACCATTGTGGGTAGCAGCACAACTAGCAGTCAATCCAAAATTCTGGCCAATCAAATAATCTATGGAGACAGAAGTACTTCAGTTGGGTCTGTCAAATATGCAAGCCTCCTGCTCTGTTTTTTAACAGCCTTCATGTCTCAAGTGCAGTGCATTCGTTATTATATTCATGTGAGTTTTCTGATCAGCACCCCAGGTTCCAGTGTGCCTGCACATTATGTAGAGGATGCTGTAATCAGAGGGAGTAATTTCTGGTCACTGGGGATCAGAGCTTATTACTTTGCATTTCCTCTGCTGTTATGGGTATTTGGTCCCATACCCATGTTTAGTTGCTCCTTGGGAATGGTCTGCTTCTTATATTTTCTTGATTCAAAGGATAACCCCATCCCACCATTTGGGCTTAAGGAGAAGAAAACTGGAGTAGATCGAAATCAGAGAGGTCAGCTGATCGAATCTCGCAGTGAACGCCCAACACTGGGCAGTTTCATGATGACCCAAATGGAATCGCCACAATTACAGTTGGAATGA